One window of the Salvia splendens isolate huo1 chromosome 1, SspV2, whole genome shotgun sequence genome contains the following:
- the LOC121788524 gene encoding AT-rich interactive domain-containing protein 1-like yields the protein MAVDSANHTGLVVSIIRCIFKFSSSFPFFWVVLRPVVIFVIRETNKNGARTEDNGGAEVKWSFTEFLKAFLEHVYGNSCLRPLPSVVGEGQVVDLLKLKIVVRKRGGYCRVSENGLWSSVAADCGLDLRFSAALKLVYVKYLDALDRWLRKIEKYREDGASEERCFDFTRFFMGLESGPKVFVSSKIERDDGFAELKKTEFEVVDGNQVFVELNIDVEGSNEKGSSENGVSDDVNISKEKSVDNGGDGDDLRVDQDSVSKKRKRECYTGLLNWIQNVGKDPNGPAVEPLPEMHKWNCYGRELPWMQILTIREAMLLRKNVDAGSQRTVWQKKQKIHPSMYDDEGLRCSLRLLSSKDRKSRDRGGAESSSSDFQTDEDNADKQSDADSPIYLSNCRKKRIPIGSNHQADLPEFQGEDYESEAKWLGTKIWPLDKAEQKKKSLIERDRIGKGRQECCGCQFVGSFECVRFHIREKRLKVKLELGSAFYLWKLDMIGEDIAFSWTKEDQNKFHHTVQSNRLSLEKYFWNELFKQFPKKGREALVSYYFNVFLLQRRAIQNRTSPINIDSDDEESEYGPVTTRFGAGSIFCSPKKPHTSSR from the exons atggcgg tcgactcggctaatcacactggtttagtagtttcgattatacgttgtatttttaagttcagttcttcctttcctttcttttgggttgtattacgcccggtagttatctttgtaatccgaGAAACCAACAAGAATGGTGCTCGAACAGAAGACAATGGCGGCGCCGAGGTTAAATGGTCGTTCACGGAATTTCTCAAAGCTTTTTTGGAACATGTTTACGGCAATTCTTGCCTGAGGCCGCTGCCGTCGGTTGTTGGTGAGGGGCAGGTTGTTGATTTGCTTAAGCTTAAGATtgttgtgaggaagagaggtgGATATTGCAGAGTGTCGGAAAACGGGCTGTGGAGCTCGGTAGCAGCTGATTGTGGGCTTGATTTGAGGTTTTCAGCTGCTTTGAAGTTGGTATATGTGAAATATTTGGATGCGTTGGATAGATGGTTGAGGAAGATTGAGAAATATAGAGAGGACGGAGCAAGTGAGGAAAGGTGTTTCGATTTTACTCGGTTTTTTATGGGGTTGGAGTCGGGTCCGAAGGTTTTCGTATCGAGTAAAATTGAGAGAGATGATGGGTTTGCGGAGTTGAAGAAGACTGAATTTGAAGTTGTTGATGGAAATCAAGTGTTTGTGGAGTTAAATATAGATGTTGAGGGTTCTAATGAGAAGGGGAGCAGTGAAAATGGCGTTAGTGATGATGTGAATATTAGTAAGGAGAAATCTGTTGACAATGGCGGTGATGGTGATGATCTAAGAGTGGATCAGGACTCCGTTAGTAAGAAAAGGAAACGAGAGTGCTACACAGGCTTGCTGAATTGGATACAGAATGTTGGAAAAGATCCTAATGGGCCTGCTGTTGAGCCATTACCTGAAATGCACAAGTGGAACTGTTATGGGAGGGAGCTGCCGTGGATGCAAATTCTCACTATTCGTGAGGCGATGCTTTTGAGAAAGAATGTAGATGCAGGGTCTCAACGAACTGTCTGGCAG AAGAAGCAAAAGATACACCCGAGCATGTATGATGATGAAGGGTTAAGATGCAGTCTGAGGCTACTCTCCTCCAAGGATCGGAAGTCGAGAGACAGGGGTGGAGCTGAATCATCTTCCTCAGATTTTCAGACCGACGAGGATAATGCTGACAAACAGTCTGATGCTGACTCCCCAATCTATTTGAGCAACTGCAGGAAGAAACGAATCCCCATAGGCTCAAATCATCAAGCAGATTTGCCTGAGTTCCAAGGTGAGGATTATGAAAGTGAAGCTAAATGGTTAGGTACCAAAATCTGGCCTTTGGATAAAGcagaacaaaagaagaaaagccTAATCGAAAGGGACCGTATTGGAAAGGGAAGGCAAGAATGTTGCGGATGTCAGTTTGTTGGATCTTTTGAATGTGTGAGGTTCCATATTAGGGAAAAGAGGCTGAAAGTGAAGCTTGAACTTGGCTCCGCTTTCTATCTGTGGAAGCTCGATATGATTGGAGAGGACATCGCATTCTCATGGACAAAAGAAGACCAGAACAAGTTCCACCATACAGTGCAGTCCAACCGTCTCTCATTGGAAAAATACTTTTGGAACGAACTGTTCAAGCAATTCCCAAAGAAGGGAAGGGAAGCATTGGTGAGCTACTACTTCAACGTGTTCCTTCTCCAACGTAGAGCCATCCAGAACAGAACCAGCCCGATCAACATTGACAGTGATGACGAGGAGTCAGAATATGGGCCGGTTACTACTAGGTTTGGTGCTGGTTCGATTTTTTGTTCCCCAAAGAAACCACATACGAGTAGCAGATAG
- the LOC121751256 gene encoding uncharacterized protein LOC121751256, with the protein MKKEFPKTDIKAHPHVYSKFSTWKKNYSSLCTMLDRSGVGFNLHDDYKIECDDEQWAQIVQKDSNARYMRNKSWPHWDSWKEIFGKNCVVCVRAKDAGEAVAKMKASQEHTNGYVEGDYHVSLDELFPDEVVAEHVILEQGEGSHTHGEKPAQKKTVKNGGKKRKSVDQLERVLDIMNRITGNTSERLETLSKRIGYEFEQSDKREEVYKLLGHISGLTLRQKFYISAKLVKESELLDLFRSMPEEDRPEFVVFMLESDGFI; encoded by the exons ATGAAAAAGGAATTTCCAAAAACCGACATAAAGGCTCATCCCCATGTTTACTCGAAGTTCAGCACTTGGAAGAAGAACTATTCCTCACTTTGTACCATGCTCGACCGTAGCGGGGTAGGCTTCAATCTACACGATGACTACAAAATAGAGTGTGACGACGAGCAATGGGCTCAGATTGTGCAG AAGGACAGCAACGCGAGATACATGCGCAACAAATCTTGGCCTCATTGGGATTCATGGAAAGAGATCTTCGGGAAAAATTGTGTTGTTTGTGTGCGTGCAAAAGATGCAGGGGAAGCTGTTGCTAAGATGAAGGCTTCACAAGAGCACACCAATGGTTATGTGGAGGGCGATTACCATGTGAGCTTGGACGAGCTATTTCCTGATGAAGTAGTAGCTGAACATGTCATCCTAGAGCAAGGAGAGGGAAGTCATACTCATGGGGAGAAGCCTGCACAAAAAAAAACAGTTAAAAACGGAGGTAAAAAACGCAAATCTGTAGACCAACTTGAGCGTGTCCTTGATATCATGAATAGGATAACTGGAAATACTAGTGAACGGCTAGAGACCTTATCCAAAAGGATTGGGTACGAGTTTGAACAAAGTGATAAGAGGGAGGAGGTGTACAAGCTACTAGGGCACATCTCCGGGCTAACATTGAGGCAGAAGTTTTACATATCTGCCAAACTTGTGAAAGAGTCGGAGCTGTTGGATCTCTTCCGGAGTATGCCGGAGGAGGACCGCCCGGAATTTGTGGTGTTCATGCTGGAAAGTGATGGCTTTATTTGA
- the LOC121788619 gene encoding uncharacterized protein LOC121788619 translates to MDRNTFGRLCRLLKDHCGLVAKKFVTVEEQVAMFLAVLSHHQKTRVVGFSFTRSSQTVSRYMHVVLYAVLKLHEVLLVKPEPVDENCTDARSSTISAEDSRILRDALSWPHGLKVPKGQYYLCDNGYANSDGFMTPYKGVRYHLKEWGPACEAPQTPAELFNMRHTKARNIIGRAFAVMKMRWGILRSASFYPIDVQTSLIIACFLLHNFICGQMEVDPLEVQIDSQRDDGSQSDADDDGVAFI, encoded by the exons ATGGATAGAAACACATTCGGTCGACTATGTCGTTTATTGAAGGACCACTGCGGTCTTGTGGCTAAAAAGTTTGTCACCGTTGAAGAACAAGTAGCGATGTTCTTAGCTGTATTGTCTCACCATCAGAAAACTCGGGTGGTTGGTTTCAGCTTCACTCGGTCATCACAGACCGTTTCTCGCTACATGCACGTTGTTTTATATGCTGTACTAAAGCTCCATGAGGTTTTGCTGGTGAAACCTGAACCCGTTGATGAAAATTGCACCGACGCACG ATCTTCCACGATATCTGCAGAGGACTCGAGAATTTTGAGAGATGCACTTAGTTGGCCACATGGTCTCAAAGTACCAAAAG GTCAATACTATTTGTGCGACAATGGGTACGCGAATAGTGATGGCTTTATGACGCCTTACAAAGGAGTGAGATACCATTTGAAAGAATGGGGCCCCGCTTGTGAAGCCCCTCAGACACCCGCGGAATTGTTCAACATGCGCCATACCAAAGCGAGGAACATCATTGGGCGAGCCTTTGCTGTGATGAAAATGCGTTGGGGAATTCTACGCAGTGCAAGCTTTTATCCGATAGATGTGCAAACAAGCCTTATCATTGCTTGTTTTTTGCTCCACAATTTCATATGTGGGCAAATGGAGGTGGATCCTCTTGAGGTGCAGATTGATAGTCAAAGAGATGATGGGAGTCAATCTGATGCTGATGATGATGGAGTGGCTTTCATATAG
- the LOC121751264 gene encoding G-type lectin S-receptor-like serine/threonine-protein kinase SD2-2 produces the protein MYLQVKFILVFLLSSYIIASELESVRIHVGLDANSAQTFKKVQNSTHSGKKLESLQVILSGNATISSENKTFKVGFFSLNDEFWYFGIWYASIPIPAYIWVANRENPIKNLPLAAAEITGDGKLAVVDQDSRNIVWESNNVEEGSDLRLLEQGDLLLLSSDGRIVWRSFDFPTDTWLPGMNLTAERQLTAWRSSVDPAPGRYSLRLNPPYYGELALVYSSNNNDISVGMNNPFTYWTTGNWSGNAFAGVPQMTIPYIYKFNFVDPFTPMATFGYTEVPLESGLPLTRFVLDHMGQLKQFTWSQQSQVWNTFWSQPDNICRVYALCGNLGQCNGNPLSPCQCFNGFRPLSSVSWGKDDFAGGCLREDDASCSGNDEFKEVGGVTYDRTMVVSFSGRRSECESACLKNCSCVGLYHNSDSNSCKNLYGSLLNLRNYTSDNTMKDNVYVRVEFRGGGKKSKETALLIGIICGILVILSVGTAHLYLRRRKTMRRKGEDDSGFQVSNLRVFSYKELHAATRGFSVKLGHGGFGAVFQGVLSNTAAVAVKRLERPGGGEKEFRAEVCTIGNIQHVNLVRLRGFCSENSHRLLVYDYMPNGPLSMYLKHTSQSLSWDVRFRIAVGTARGIAYLHEGCRNCIIHCDIKPENILLDENFSAKVSDFGLAKLIGRDFSRVLATMRGTWGYVAPEWISGVAITSKADVYSYGMTLLELIGGRRNVEGPPGGENEKEKWFFPPWAARQIIEGNVAAVVDKRLSHVYSEAEAMRLGLVAVWCIQDDESTRPSMGMVVKMLEGVVEVTVPPPPKLLQALVSGESFQGVLPDSRRRVPQQDAGSFDANTSISMDSKDSKSSQ, from the coding sequence ATGTATCTACAAGTCAAATTTATTCTAGTTTTTCTCTTATCATCCTATATTATTGCTTCAGAACTCGAATCAGTGAGAATTCACGTCGGCCTGGATGCAAATTCAGCTCAAACATTCAAGAAAGTTCAAAATTCCACCCATTCTGGCAAAAAGTTGGAATCTTTGCAGGTGATTCTGAGTGGGAACGCCACAATTTCAAGCGAAAACAAGACATTCAAAGTGGGTTTTTTCTCCTTGAATGACGAATTTTGGTATTTCGGGATTTGGTATGCTTCAATCCCGATTCCCGCGTATATCTGGGTTGCAAACCGCGAAAATCCCATCAAGAACTTACCGTTAGCAGCTGCGGAGATCACTGGCGACGGTAAGTTGGCCGTAGTAGACCAAGATTCAAGGAACATCGTGTGGGAATCGAACAATGTCGAAGAAGGAAGTGATTTGAGGCTGTTAGAGCAAGGGGATTTGCTGCTGTTGAGCAGCGACGGCCGGATTGTGTGGCGGAGCTTCGATTTTCCGACGGACACGTGGCTTCCCGGTATGAATTTGACGGCGGAGCGGCAGCTGACTGCTTGGAGGAGCTCAGTTGATCCTGCTCCGGGCAGGTATTCTCTGCGGCTGAATCCACCTTATTATGGTGAACTTGCACTtgtttatagtagtaataataatgatattaGTGTTGGTATGAACAATCCTTTTACGTATTGGACTACtggaaattggagtggaaaTGCATTTGCTGGTGTGCCTCAAATGACGATTCCATACATATATAAGTTTAACTTCGTAGACCCTTTTACTCCAATGGCGACATTCGGGTACACGGAGGTGCCCTTGGAGAGTGGGCTTCCGTTGACGAGGTTCGTCCTTGATCATATGGGGCAGCTGAAGCAGTTTACATGGTCCCAACAGAGTCAAGTGTGGAACACGTTTTGGTCTCAGCCTGATAATATCTGTAGAGTTTATGCATTGTGTGGGAATTTGGGGCAGTGTAATGGAAACCCTTTGAGTCCTTGTCAATGCTTTAATGGTTTTAGGCCGTTGAGTAGTGTTTCTTGGGGTAAGGATGATTTTGCGGGGGGTTGTTTGCGGGAAGATGATGCTAGTTGTAGTGGGAATGATGAGTTTAAGGAGGTTGGAGGTGTGACCTATGACAGGACAATGGTTGTGTCGTTCAGTGGGAGAAGGAGTGAGTGTGAGAGTGCGTGCTTGAAGAATTGTTCTTGCGTAGGTTTGTATCATAATTCAGATAGTAACTCGTGCAAGAATTTGTATGGTTCGCTTCTGAACTTGCGTAATTATACTTCTGATAATACAATGAAGGATAACGTGTATGTGAGGGTGGAGTTCAGAGGCGGTGGGAAGAAGAGCAAGGAGACGGCTCTTTTGATTGGAATTATATGTGGGATTCTTGTGATTTTGAGTGTGGGAACCGCACACTTGTACTTGAGAAGGAGAAAGACTATGAGAAGGAAGGGAGAAGATGACAGTGGGTTTCAAGTTTCGAATCTAAGGGTGTTCTCCTATAAAGAGCTTCATGCTGCAACTAGGGGTTTCTCGGTGAAGCTAGGTCATGGAGGGTTCGGAGCAGTTTTTCAAGGTGTGCTGTCGAATACTGCTGCCGTGGCTGTGAAGAGGTTAGAAAGGCCTGGTGGCGGTGAGAAGGAATTCAGAGCAGAAGTGTGCACTATAGGGAACATTCAGCATGTTAATTTGGTGAGGCTAAGAGGATTTTGTTCTGAAAACTCTCATCGTCTCTTGGTTTACGACTATATGCCAAACGGACCACTTAGCATGTACCTGAAACACACTAGTCAGAGTCTGAGTTGGGATGTAAGGTTTAGGATTGCTGTTGGGACAGCAAGAGGTATTGCTTATTTACATGAAGGGTGTCGAAACTGCATCATACATTGTGATATAAAGCCTGAGAACATCCTATTAGATGAAAATTTCTCAGCTAAGGTGTCGGATTTTGGGTTGGCTAAGTTGATTGGCAGAGACTTTAGCAGGGTTCTGGCAACCATGCGAGGTACATGGGGGTATGTTGCACCAGAGTGGATCTCTGGTGTTGCAATCACATCGAAAGCTGATGTGTATAGCTATGGAATGACATTATTAGAGTTGATAGGTGGCAGGCGCAACGTGGAGGGGCCACCAGGCGGAGAGAATGAGAAAGAGAAGTGGTTTTTCCCTCCCTGGGCGGCACGCCAGATTATTGAAGGAAATGTTGCAGCAGTCGTTGATAAGAGGCTTTCCCATGTGTATAGCGAGGCAGAGGCAATGCGTCTTGGCTTAGTTGCCGTTTGGTGCATACAGGATGATGAATCTACTAGACCTTCGATGGGGATGGTAGTGAAAATGCTGGAAGGTGTGGTGGAGGTGACCGTTCCACCGCCTCCAAAGCTGCTGCAAGCATTAGTATCCGGTGAGTCCTTTCAAGGCGTCCTGCCTGATTCCAGAAGAAGGGTTCCACAGCAGGATGCTGGCAGTTTTGATGCTAACACCTCGATCTCCATGGACTCGAAAGATTCCAAATCGTCCCAATAA
- the LOC121751282 gene encoding calmodulin-binding receptor-like cytoplasmic kinase 2: MRSPLFGGRRSGSDGGTPVNLSHSASTSTFSSASTTTSRRSATAAAAVDTRNPFTAAARSIADALVACFTPPEPDSNNSTNTFNDSSASSSGSRQRRNSNQSIYGSTNSSTHRREPGSMKFTIQEILKATKNFSPTLKIGQGGFGTVYKGHLEDGTIVAIKRAKKIAYDKHLGAEFQSEVRTLAKVEHQNLVRCYGYLVHEDERILVVEYVANGTLREHLDCVKGNILDFAARLDVAIDVAHAVTYLHMYTDHPIIHRDIKSSNILLTENLRAKVADFGFARLAADSEMGATHVSTQVKGTAGYLDPEYLKTYQLTEKSDVYSFGVLLVELITGRRPIEPKREVKERLTARWAVKKFANGDGIMALDPRVVRSPANTFALEKIFELALQCLAPHRKNRPSMRKCAEALWGIRKDYKEMFSDGTHE, encoded by the exons ATGAGGAGTCCTCTCTTCGGAGGCCGGCGCTCGGGCTCCGATGGCGGCACGCCGGTCAACTTGTCTCACTCGGCAAGCACGTCCACCTTCTCCTCAGCCTCCACCACCACTTCTCGGAGAtcagccaccgccgccgccgccgtcgatACCAGGAACCCGTTCACCGCTGCCGCTCGCTCCATCGCGGATGCGCTTGTCGCTTGCTTCACTCCCCCGGAGCCGGATAGCAACAACTCCACCAACACGTTCAATGATTCTTCTG CGTCAAGTTCCGGAAGCAGGCAGAGGCGTAATTCAAATCAATCGATATATGGGAGCACCAACAGTTCAACTCACCGGAGAGAACCGGGGAGTATGAAGTTCACCATTCAAGAAATCCTCAAGGCGACCAAAAACTTCTCGCCCACCTTAAAGATTGGACAAGGAGGATTTGGAACGGTCTACAAAGGTCATCTTGAAGATGGGACGATAGTTGCCATTAAACGAGCAAAGAAG ATTGCGTATGATAAACACTTAGGGGCTGAGTTTCAAAGTGAGGTTAGGACTCTTGCAAAGGTGGAACATCAGAATCTAGTGAGATGCTATGGTTATTTGGTGCATGAAGATGAGAGGATTCTTGTGGTCGAGTATGTTGCAAATGGAACTCTTAGAGAGCACTTGGACT GTGTGAAAGGCAACATTCTTGATTTTGCTGCACGGTTAGATGTTGCGATTGATGTGGCGCATGCTGTCACTTATCTACATATGTATACAG ACCATCCTATCATACACAGAGATATCAAGTCCTCCAACATTCTCCTCACTGAGAATCTACGAGCAAAAGTGGCCGACTTTGGTTTTGCACGGCTGGCAGCTGATAGTGAGATGGGAGCTACGCATGTTTCCACTCAAGTCAAAGGCACTGCTGGCTACTTGGATCCGGAATATCTCAAAACTTACCAACTCACGGAGAAGAGTGATGTGTACTCATTTGGCGTCTTGCTGGTTGAACTCATTACAGGAAGACGCCCCATTGAGCCTAAGCGAGAAGTCAAGGAGCGCCTCACTGCCAGATGG GCAGTGAAGAAGTTTGCAAATGGTGATGGAATTATGGCTTTGGATCCGAGGGTTGTGAGGTCTCCTGCAAATACCTTTGCCCTCGAGAAGATTTTCGAGTTGGCATTGCAGTGTTTGGCTCCCCACCGGAAGAACAGGCCAAGTATGAGGAAATGCGCGGAAGCTCTTTGGGGCATCAGGAAGGACTACAAGGAGATGTTTTCGGATGGGACCCACGAGTAA